One region of Kytococcus sedentarius DSM 20547 genomic DNA includes:
- a CDS encoding IS256 family transposase has protein sequence MTMTDKEQRAGAQPSGQDLVEELKASGQLDGLFAQIDAGQVELTGDGGFVPALVKAALERGLQAELSSHLGYEKGSVDASAHSNSRNGSTPKTVASEVGSIELDVPRDRDGSFTPRLVPKGQRRLGGLDDMIISLYAGGMTIREIQHHLAGTIGTELSHETISKITDAVAQEVLAWQDRPLEEFYPVLYLDAIRVKIRQDHQVLNRAAYLAVGVDLEGVKHVLGIWVQDTEGSAFWAHVCADLANRGVSDVLIVCCDGLKGLPEAIEATWPDSMVQTCVVHLIRASTRFVSYTDRKKVAKELKPIYTAATEQAARAALEDFAASEMGRKYPSAVATWQAAWERFVPFLAFPPMLRRVIYTTNSIESLNYQLRKVTKSRGHFPSTDAAVKLLWLAICNIEDRRAAERAREKGKPAAERKAKGRLVQGQVVTNWKQALAQLAAAYPDRINPYL, from the coding sequence ATGACCATGACTGACAAGGAGCAGCGGGCTGGTGCCCAGCCCTCGGGGCAGGACTTGGTGGAGGAGTTGAAGGCTTCGGGGCAGTTGGACGGCTTGTTCGCGCAGATCGATGCCGGGCAGGTTGAGCTGACCGGGGATGGTGGTTTCGTCCCGGCGTTGGTGAAGGCTGCCCTGGAGCGTGGGTTGCAGGCCGAGCTCAGCAGTCACCTGGGCTACGAGAAGGGCTCGGTGGACGCTTCAGCGCACAGCAACTCGCGCAACGGGTCCACCCCGAAGACGGTCGCCTCAGAGGTGGGATCGATCGAGTTGGACGTCCCCCGGGACCGGGACGGGTCGTTCACTCCCCGCCTGGTCCCCAAGGGTCAGCGTCGGCTGGGCGGGTTGGACGACATGATCATCAGCCTCTACGCCGGGGGCATGACGATCCGGGAGATCCAGCACCACCTGGCTGGCACGATCGGCACCGAGCTGTCCCACGAGACGATCAGCAAGATCACCGACGCGGTCGCCCAGGAGGTGCTGGCCTGGCAGGACCGGCCGTTGGAGGAGTTCTACCCGGTGCTCTACCTAGACGCGATCCGGGTCAAGATCCGCCAGGACCATCAGGTGCTCAATCGGGCGGCCTATCTCGCGGTCGGTGTCGATCTGGAGGGTGTCAAGCACGTCCTGGGGATCTGGGTCCAGGACACCGAGGGATCGGCGTTCTGGGCTCACGTGTGCGCCGACCTGGCCAACCGTGGCGTGTCCGACGTGCTGATCGTGTGCTGCGACGGGCTCAAGGGGCTGCCAGAGGCGATCGAGGCGACCTGGCCGGACTCGATGGTCCAGACCTGCGTGGTCCACCTGATCCGCGCGTCCACACGGTTCGTGTCGTACACCGACCGCAAGAAGGTCGCCAAGGAGCTCAAGCCGATCTACACCGCCGCCACCGAGCAGGCCGCCAGAGCCGCGTTGGAGGACTTCGCGGCCAGCGAGATGGGCCGGAAGTACCCCTCGGCGGTCGCGACCTGGCAGGCAGCGTGGGAGCGGTTCGTCCCGTTCCTGGCCTTCCCGCCGATGCTGCGGCGGGTGATCTACACGACGAACTCCATCGAGTCGTTGAACTATCAGCTGCGGAAGGTCACCAAGTCCCGCGGGCACTTCCCCTCGACCGACGCCGCGGTCAAGCTGCTGTGGCTGGCGATCTGCAACATCGAGGACCGACGAGCCGCTGAACGAGCCCGTGAGAAGGGCAAGCCGGCGGCCGAACGCAAAGCCAAGGGCCGCCTCGTCCAGGGCCAGGTCGTCACCAACTGGAAACAGGCACTGGCCCAACTCGCAGCGGCCTACCCCGACCGAATCAACCCCTACCTGTGA